The stretch of DNA TTAAGCGTGCATAATTGGCAAGAATTACCAGATTTGATCGGTGAATCAAAATTATTGGTAAATACTACCCCAGTGGGAATGTATCCTCACGTCGATCGATCTCCTGTAAATGCAGAATTGATGGAAAAATTGCCGATAAATGCGATCGCCTACGACCTAATTTACACCCCCAATCCTACCAAATTTTTGCAAATAGCTAAAGAACAGGGTGCAGAAGCGATCGACGGTTTAGAAATGCTCGTTCAACAAGGCGCAGCAGCATTACAAATTTGGCTAAAACAACAAGCACCAGTAGAAGTAATGCGCCAATCTTTGCAGAAATATTTAGGATTGATTTAGACCCTGACTTCTTGAATAAGTCGGGGATCTAGGCGATTAGTCCGCGCAGGCGGACTTTGTTTTTATAGTCGCGCTTTCAACCGCCAAAATTTTTCTAAGAAGGCCAACGCCAATTATAACGATTCCAATCATAAATTCCTTGAATTTCGTATTCCGTTCCATTATCAAAACGGATGATACAGCTACTATAATCTTCCTGCCTTTCTTCAACACTAGTTACCGTGCAAGGAACCCACATTTGACTACAAGGGCCATCTTCTTGTATCCATTCCCACAAACCATTTGATACTTCAATGCGATCGCCAACTTTCAACTTTAAATCATTTTCAAACCGTTCAAAATACTCAGCTAAATGCGAAGGTTGCACCAAATTTAACCATTGCAAACCATAGCGATCGCGGATAAACTGCACCGACCCAGAATTAGTATTATTTAACCAATCATTTAATAACTGAATTTTCCAAGGCTGATTCAAACTCTCTTGTTCTTTCACAAACTCCAGCAAAGCTGAACGCTCCTCAGTAGTCAACTCATTCAAAGGATTTGTTCCTTCTGAGTTTGCGGTTTCCCCCAGAGTATTAGAAAGGGCTACTTCCAGCAAAATCTGTTTCTGCACCTCAGTTAAAGGGCAGTTAGCGACAATACACTGGTCAAATGCAGCCTTCAAAGCAGCTTCGATCTCAGCCTTGGACATAGCACAATATTAGAAAATAGGACTAAATGCCACACAATTCTTAAAGCATTGAAAATGGCGTGGCTGTTTTCTTGTGGCAACGCACATCAGGGATGATTTTTTTAATTATTGCAAAACTTTTCGATAATTTTACTTAAGTCTTTTGTTTACAATTAGTTATATGCTGAAATTTAGACAATTCGCGGTATATTTTATGAGGTTTCCAGCCTTAAAACTTTTCTTAATCTCTTGCTTAATTATGATTTCGAGTTGGGGAATTATGCCAGATGCACTAGCCCTGACTCAGATTAAGCTAACTGACATCTCGTACAAAGATTGTCCCCCAGAAATGGCTGCCGGATCAGTTACCAGTGGGTCAACAATGGCTGCTAACTGCTTTCTAATCACTGGCAAAGCCAATAACACTTCCGGTAAGTATGTCTACAATGCTGATGTTTTCGGTCGCATCTATGATGCTAATAGGAATTCGGTAATGGAAAATCGCAACCGGATTGGCTTGATTGAAGAGGTACCACCAGGAGTCAGCGACTTTGAATTTAGAATTTCCGTAGCAGCTAATCAACCCACCCCATTACAGCTAGAACAGTTGAAAGCCGCAGGTTTTACGGGCAAAGTTCGCCGTTAAACTAGATTAGGATTACCGGAGTCTAAGAGCGTGCTTTTGCCTATTCAGATACAACACGCTCTGACCAAAAATTTAGTAGATTGGTGTGCTGACACCGATCGCCAATTGTGACAATAATCTAGCTGCGAACTGTAACACTAGAATTGCTATAGTTGGAGAAATAAAATCAATACCTCCGATCGGCGGAATAAATGAACGAAAGAAATTGATGTAAGGATCGGTAAGTTGGCTGAGAATGGAAAACGGTGGATCGTACCAGCTAATATTCGGAAACCAACTCAAGAGGAACCGAATAATCAACAGCACCATGTAAATGTTGAGAAAGGTGGCAAGTGTAGTTAGCAGCAGAGCAACTGGACTCATAATAATTGTGATTTTTTGCTAAATTTACAAAACTATCTGCATTTGAATTTAATTTAACCTAATATTGGCCTTTTCTGCATCTGTTAATCAAACAGTCGCAGAATTTGGAGAAAATAGCCAAAAATCGGGATTTAGAAGTTGTCTTTTAGTGCAGACCCCGAAGGCGAATCAATTTCGTCTGTACTTTCCCTTCTTTCAGAAGTGACATTTCCATTCACATTGCCTAATGAAAGCCGAACTTCATCAATTGTCTGATTTAATTGAGCAATCTTGTCTTCTAAGCTGCGTCTAGCCATTTCAATCCGAGGTTCGGAGGCTGCTTCCATTTGCCGCTTTTTACTTTTTTCAGTTTTCGTTTCTGATTGATTGGCATTTAATATTGGTGCTTCTGTTTCTGATATTTGGTTGGTAATTCGAGAAGCTAACAAAGCCCCCAATACACCACCAACTACACCACCAACTACAGACCCTGCCAGAAACCCTGCTGCAAAACCATCACGCTGACTCATATCGATTTTAGATTTTAGATTTTGGATTTGAGATTTTCGATCGCTTGTTAATTTCAGCTTACCCGTTGCTTATGACAAATGCCTAGCAGGGGAGCAGGGGAGCAGGGGAGCAGGGGAGCAGGGGAGCAGGGGGGCAAAAAGTAAAAAATCCCGTAGTCCCCAGTACCCAATCCCCAGTACCCAGTACCCAGTCCCCCGCCTAAATCAGTCAGTCCCAAAGGTGCGATCGCCTGCGTCCCCTAAACCAGGAACAATAAAACCATGTTCGTTAACTATTTCGTCTATAGTGGCTGTGTAAATATTCAATGCCGGATAAGCAAGACTCAGTTTTTGTAAAGCCGGAGGAGCCGCTACGATCGAAATAATCCTAATTAAGCTGGGATCTGCACCACGAGACGTTAATTCTGCCATTGCTGCCATAATTGAACCTCCAGTAGCCAACATCGGCTCACTGATTAATATCCTAGTTTGTTCTTTAAACTGGGCAGGCAATCTATTCAAATAACAACTTGGTTCTAAAGTTTGCTCATCCCGGACTAAGCCAAGGTGATAAACCGAAGCCAAAGGCAATACGCTTTGTGCGCCTTCCAACAGTGCTAAACCTGCGCGTAAAATTGGTACTACGACTACGGGAATTTCTGGGTTAACGAAAGTAGCAGGACTTTCTGCTAAAGGTGTTTGTACAGTTGTTTCTATTGTTGGCAACCATTCTCGCGCCGCTTCGTAAGTTAGCCAGCGTCCTAACTCTGTCATCGCGCTACGAAATAAGGGTGTTGGGGTTGTTTCGCTCCGAGCAACACCTAGCCAATGTTTAATTAATGGATGGGGTGGTACATAAACTCGTAACTGGAAAGTCATAGGAATTTTGCATTTAATTTTTTAAGTTTTGGGGATTTGTTCTCCCAAGCTGGAAAGAAGCTTTTTCTCGACCCTGACTCATCATAAGCTGTTTCGGCTACATTGCTGAATTGGTTAGCGATCGACATTACCTCAAATTATTGCAAAAGATTTTCAATAGTATTGACATCATTTTTCAATAAGGTTAATATAACCTTTAAGTGTTCTCCTCTCTCGTGTTCTCCTCTTTGAGGTACGGCAGACGGGCTCGGTCAGCAGCAGCAGATAGAGTCCGTATTTTTTTTGCTAGCAGGGACAGACCGATAACGTTAGACTCTAATACGTCAATACAATAGGTTTTGAATTACTTACCCCATGCCTTCGGTAAAAAAATCCCTAAATTTGGCCGTTAATGATAATTTGATGGAATTTGATGCGATCGTCATTGGTTCTGGTATTGGTGGGTTGGTGACAGCAACTCAGCTAGCAGCAAAGGGTGCAAAAGTACTAGTACTGGAACGTTACCTTATCCCAGGCGGTAGTGCTGGCTACTTTGAACGAGATGGTTACAGATTTGATGTCGGTGCATCGATGATTTTTGGCTTTGGCAACAAAGGCACCACCAATTTGTTAACTCGCGCTTTGCAAGCAGTAGATGTCAGCTTAGAAACAATTCCCGACCCCGTACAGATTCATTATCACTTACCAGAGGATTTACAAATTAGAGTCCACCGTGATTATGAGAAATTTTTGCAAGAACTAATAGAAAATTTTCCGCAAGAACGACAAGGTATTCGTCAGTTTTACGACGAGTGTTGGAAAGTTTTTAATTGCTTAAATGCAATGGAGTTACTGTCACTAGAAGAACCGCGATATCTGACAAGAGTATTTTTCCAACATCCGATGGCTTGTTTAGGTTTGGTAAAGTATTTGCCGATGAATGTGGGTGATATTGCCCGCAAGTACATTACAGACCCAAATTTGCTGAAATTTATTGATATTGAGTGTTATTGTTGGTCGGTTGTCCCAGCGGACATGACACCAATGATTAATGCTGGGATGGTGTTTTCCGATCGTCATTATGGTGGCATTAACTATCCAAAAGGCGGAGTAGGTCAAATCGCCTTAAAACTGGTAGAAGGTTTAGAAAAAGCTGGTGGTGAAATTAAGTACAAAGCCAGAGTCACCAAAATTATTACCGAAGATGGCAAAGCTGTAGGCGTAAAATTAGCGACAGGGGAAGTATATCGCGCAAAAAGAATTATTTCTAACGCGACTCGCTGGGATACTTTTGAGCAATTACTACCAGCCGCAGAGATGCCCCCAACTGAGAAGAAATGGCAACAACGTTATCAAAAATCTCCCAGTTTTTTAAGTTTGCACTTAGGCGTAGCAGAAGATGTCTTACCTTTAGGTACGGAATGCCATCACATTGTTTTAGAAGATTGGCAGAAAATGGAGTTACCAGAAGGCACAATTTTTGTTTCTATTCCCACATTACTCGACCCTAGTTTAGCCCCGGAAGGTTATCACATTCTGCACGTTTTTACCCCTAGTTGGTTTGATGATTGGCAGGGGATGTCTGAGAATGAATATGAAGAGAAAAAAGAAGAAGCAGCTGGCAGAATTATTGAACGTTTAGAAAAGATTTTTCCTGGTTTAGATGCTGGTTTAGATTTTATGGAAGTAGGAACTCCTCGCACTCATCGTCGTTTTTTGGGTCGAGATGATGGTACTTATGGCCCGATTCCCAAACGCAAGTTAGCGGGATTATTAGGAATGCCTTTTAATCGCACTGCTGTTCCTGGTTTGTATTGTGTGGGAGATAGTACTTTTCCCGGTCAAGGTTTAAATGCAGTGGCTTTTTCTGGTTTCGCCTGTGCTCATCGTGTGGCAGTGGATTTGGGACTTTGAGGGGAGATGGGGAGATGAGGGGCAAGGGGAAAAGGGAAAAAGGGAAAAAGGGAAAAGAGGAACAATGTGAATTTTTCACTTCTACCTTTTACCTTCTGCCCTCTGCCCTCTGCCTTCTGCCTTCTGCCTTCTGCCTTTCTTCCCTTCTACCTTACGGGAAAGATGCGTCCGAATAAGGGTAAATAAGCTCTTAGGGATTGTTTGTGTTTAGCTCTCACGTCTGTGTCTAGGGAGCGTTCTAAGGCTTGTGCATTTGTGGTTCCTTGGGGTGTTTTTTCCGACATGATGACTAAGGCTTGGGCTAAACGAATGGCGGCTTCGTTTTTGTTGCCTTTGGCGATAGCTTCGTCGGCTAATTTAATGGCTACGCTTTCGTCTGGGACTCCTGAAGGGCGGCGAATAATGCCTCTGGTTATTGCTCTTTCATAATTTAGCCTGTAGGGAGTGCAAGTTTGGGGAGTGCAGGGTTTTGCTTGTTTGGTGAAGCTTTCAGTATTGATTTGAGCAGTGGTTGTTTGAGGGAAAATGATGCAGGTGGCGATCGCTCCCAGAACAACTATAATTTTGGTGCGAGTTATTAGCATAGTCTTTCTTTTGTGCAAGTTACTAATCAGATATTTCTTTGGTGGCAATATCACCTAAAATACAACGAATTAAGCTTTTAATTAACCGCTCTTTTTCCATTGGCATTGTGTGTTTCCCTTGCAATAGTTCTTGCGATAGGATAAACCCAACAATTGTTCCCATAAAAATGCGGGTGCTTGCTTCTGAATCGGGGATATTTAATTCAGGATGGGACTGGAAGTAAGCAGTTAAATTGCGATAACCATATTGCACGACGGTATTACTATAAAGTTGGGCGAGTTCGGGAAATCTTCCAGATTCAGCAATTACTAATCTAATAAAAGCAATATACTCTGGATCTTCCATTCTGCGTAGTATACTGTTTGCCAGTTTGGAGAGAACTGCCACAGGTTCGCCTTGAAACAATTCTGATTCCGATTGATATTCTGCTTGCAAGCGACGAATTGTAACTCGTTCGATTAATGCTTTAAAAAGTCTTTCTTTGTCCTGAAAGTGGCTGTAAATTGTTTGCTTGGATACACCTGCTTCTGCTGCTACCCGATCCATGCTGGTTGTTGCGTATCCATGATGTAAAAAAATTCTCATTGCTCCTTGCAAAATTTGTTCTTGTTTATTATTTATTGCCAAGGTTGCCTTTTTTTCAATCATTGATTTTCTCAGTCGAAAAATATTAATTTAGACTTTTTTGTAAATTTCTGTAAATTTTTTTGTTAAAGCATACTGTAAGGTATAGTATAACAAATATAATTCATACTAAACAGTCTAGTTCAATAAGAATCAGTTTATCCAGTAGGCGATATTTATTGAAAATTTTGTTGGATAAAACATCATAATGATTGCGATTCCCCAGAACTAAAACCAGGGGGTATAACCCATGACACAATTAAGTTCACGACCGAATCAATTTGTTACCGATGCTCAAGAAAAACCTAATTCAGAGCGTAAATTGAAACTTAAGTTGTTACGAATTCCGTTAGTTTTGTTATTAATTGGTGGGGTCGGTTTTTTCAGTTGGCATTATTTTTCTCGTCCCCAAAAAGAAGGTTTAGAATTGAGTGGAAGGATTGAGGGATATCCGACAGATATTGGTGCAAAGGTTGGGGGAAGAATTAGTTTGGTGACGGTGCGAGAAGGCGATCGCGTAAATCAAGGTGATGTCATTGTTAGATTGGATGATGCAGAAATTCAAGCACAATTAAGAGGCGCAACGGCGAGAATTACGGCGGCGGAACAACAGAAACAGCAGGTTTTAGCACAAATTGAAGTAATTAATAGCCAAATTCAAGAAGCACAATTAAATATGCAGCAAGCGATGGGAGATGCGAAAGGAAAAATCTTTCAAGCCGAATCAAATTTAGCAGCTGCACAGGCGCAAGTGAGTCAAGCAGAAGCGATCGTTAACCAAGCACAGGCGGAAGTTATTCGCGCACAAACACAGGTGAATCAGACAAAATCGCAGTTAAAATTAGCAAGGGTAAACCGCGATCGCTACGCACAACTTTATAAAGAAGGCGCATTTTCTAAACAAGTATTTGATGAAGCACAAACTAAGTTTGAAACTGCTGAAGCAACTTATGAAAATGCTGTAGCGGGATTGGAAACTAGTAAGGCAACTTTAGCCAGTAGAAAAGCGGCTGTTGATGCGGCAAAAAGGCAAGTAAATGCGGCGCAAGGTGGGTTATTGCAAGCGGAAACTACAAAGATAAACCCAGATATTCGTAACACTCAAGTTAGTGCTTTACGCAGACAATTAAATGTAGCTAAAGCACAATTAGCGGCGGCGGAAGCAGAAATCAAAAACGCTCAAGCAGCACAACAGCAAATTCAAGCACAAATGTCTTATTTAAATATAGTTAGTCCGATTAGTGGTGTAGTAATTACTCGCAGCGTTGAACCGGGAGAAGTAGTAGCAACAGGCAAAACTTTATTAACAGTAATTAATCCTAATTCTGTTTATTTACGTGGTTTTATTCCTGAAGGTAAAATCGGTGAAGTTCGCGTCGGACAAACTGCCAAAATTTTCTTAGATTCAGCACCAAAACAACCTTTAAATGCTCATGTAGCGGCGATCGACACTGAAGCATCTTTCACCCCTGAAAACATCTATTTTAAAGACGATCGAGTTAAACAAGTTTTTGGTGTAAAACTTGCACTTGACAACCCCCAAGGATTCGCTAAACCTGGGATGCCTGCTGATGCAGAAATTATCCCAGAACAAAAATCATCTGGCAATACTACTCAATTAACAGGAAAAAATTAAAGCGGC from Phormidium ambiguum IAM M-71 encodes:
- a CDS encoding YggT family protein, with product MMSPVALLLTTLATFLNIYMVLLIIRFLLSWFPNISWYDPPFSILSQLTDPYINFFRSFIPPIGGIDFISPTIAILVLQFAARLLSQLAIGVSTPIY
- the upp gene encoding uracil phosphoribosyltransferase yields the protein MTFQLRVYVPPHPLIKHWLGVARSETTPTPLFRSAMTELGRWLTYEAAREWLPTIETTVQTPLAESPATFVNPEIPVVVVPILRAGLALLEGAQSVLPLASVYHLGLVRDEQTLEPSCYLNRLPAQFKEQTRILISEPMLATGGSIMAAMAELTSRGADPSLIRIISIVAAPPALQKLSLAYPALNIYTATIDEIVNEHGFIVPGLGDAGDRTFGTD
- the crtH gene encoding carotenoid isomerase, with protein sequence MPSVKKSLNLAVNDNLMEFDAIVIGSGIGGLVTATQLAAKGAKVLVLERYLIPGGSAGYFERDGYRFDVGASMIFGFGNKGTTNLLTRALQAVDVSLETIPDPVQIHYHLPEDLQIRVHRDYEKFLQELIENFPQERQGIRQFYDECWKVFNCLNAMELLSLEEPRYLTRVFFQHPMACLGLVKYLPMNVGDIARKYITDPNLLKFIDIECYCWSVVPADMTPMINAGMVFSDRHYGGINYPKGGVGQIALKLVEGLEKAGGEIKYKARVTKIITEDGKAVGVKLATGEVYRAKRIISNATRWDTFEQLLPAAEMPPTEKKWQQRYQKSPSFLSLHLGVAEDVLPLGTECHHIVLEDWQKMELPEGTIFVSIPTLLDPSLAPEGYHILHVFTPSWFDDWQGMSENEYEEKKEEAAGRIIERLEKIFPGLDAGLDFMEVGTPRTHRRFLGRDDGTYGPIPKRKLAGLLGMPFNRTAVPGLYCVGDSTFPGQGLNAVAFSGFACAHRVAVDLGL
- a CDS encoding TetR/AcrR family transcriptional regulator, whose protein sequence is MIEKKATLAINNKQEQILQGAMRIFLHHGYATTSMDRVAAEAGVSKQTIYSHFQDKERLFKALIERVTIRRLQAEYQSESELFQGEPVAVLSKLANSILRRMEDPEYIAFIRLVIAESGRFPELAQLYSNTVVQYGYRNLTAYFQSHPELNIPDSEASTRIFMGTIVGFILSQELLQGKHTMPMEKERLIKSLIRCILGDIATKEISD
- a CDS encoding HlyD family secretion protein — translated: MTQLSSRPNQFVTDAQEKPNSERKLKLKLLRIPLVLLLIGGVGFFSWHYFSRPQKEGLELSGRIEGYPTDIGAKVGGRISLVTVREGDRVNQGDVIVRLDDAEIQAQLRGATARITAAEQQKQQVLAQIEVINSQIQEAQLNMQQAMGDAKGKIFQAESNLAAAQAQVSQAEAIVNQAQAEVIRAQTQVNQTKSQLKLARVNRDRYAQLYKEGAFSKQVFDEAQTKFETAEATYENAVAGLETSKATLASRKAAVDAAKRQVNAAQGGLLQAETTKINPDIRNTQVSALRRQLNVAKAQLAAAEAEIKNAQAAQQQIQAQMSYLNIVSPISGVVITRSVEPGEVVATGKTLLTVINPNSVYLRGFIPEGKIGEVRVGQTAKIFLDSAPKQPLNAHVAAIDTEASFTPENIYFKDDRVKQVFGVKLALDNPQGFAKPGMPADAEIIPEQKSSGNTTQLTGKN